One Peptococcaceae bacterium genomic window, TGATGGCAAGAAAATCAAAAACCTGACTACGGGAATAGAATATCATTTAGAAGAAGCAGTAACCCCCTTCGATCGGGAAGTACAAACCTTGAGAGGTCTTGATTTTAATTACGGGACAAGTCAAACCCGCCTGGGTCAGGATGGCTCTAAGTGGTATGTTCAGGATTGCCGAATTATCCGTGAGGAAAAGGGCAAAAAATCCGTTTTTAGTAAAGGTTTGCCCGTGCTGATGTATCCTGTGGAAAACCTGTTCATTGATTACGAAGGAGGCAAATGGCTTTTGGGTCCTGCCGGCATTGCCTATTATCGAGAAGATTTAATGGAAGAAGCTCTCAACATGAATCCTTTTTTGGATGGGGGGATTTATCCGGGAGGGTACAAAAATATTTACGTAGATGGATACAAAAGGATCTGGTTTTTTGACCACGATATCAAGTGCGTTCCCTTCAAGGAGAGCGCAATGATAGTCCTGGAATCCGGTTTAATCCAGGGTTTTGAACAGGTAATCCACGAATATAGCGAGAATAAAGATCTAGGTGTTTTTGTTTACCAAAAAGAAAATCCCGACGGTTCATACACAATCCGAGCTCTGACCATTAACCGGGAGGGTAAGATAAACCACCAGGACTATACCCTGGATAAAAAGCTCCTGCGCTATTTCGTTTATGACGGGAAACTTCACATGGTCCTGCCGGATGGACTAATGATCCTGAAAGACAATAAAAAACTCACCGTCAGAAATGCTTCCCTGCTGGAAGGATTAGATTTTCGTTACAGAGACAATGATCGCCTGGTCTTTGCCGGTGAATACCGCCTGGTGATGGTTTCTATCCCCAAACCGGGAGAAGCGGTGGACACATTTGTCAAAACGCCAACCGCTGTGACTGTCAACGGGAAAATTTTACCCACATACCGGGTGCAGGGCCATCTGGCTATTTGTGTTGAGGACCTCCGGCATTGCGGCTATGACATGATTTGGGACCCGGTTCAGCGTACCACATCACTCATGTACCAGAAAGACAAATTGCCCGATATGAAAGCCCCGTCAGAACTTCAGGCCAGCCAAGGCATGATTTATTACAGCGACATAGATGTCTACATAAATGGAGTCTGGCACAGAACTTATAATACCGGGGGTTACTCCCTTGTTGCCCTGGAAAGCCTGTCACTATGCAATTTGTGTAATTCATGATTTGAGTGAATAAATACTTGACCGTTTTTATGAAAGGCCGTGAGCAGGTCGATGCAACGAGTTTGCGTCTTGCCGCTAATAATTGTTCTGGTTTTATGCGGCTGTTCGTTCAGCGCCGGGAAAACAGAGACAGGCACGGCGGAGCCGGTTAAAGTTGAGCCCGTAGCCAACACCCTGGAGCGGCGGTTCGCGGTTCCCGCGGGGTATGAGAGGGTTGCCGCCGGGAAGCATTCGTTTGGGGAGTACCTGCGCACCTTGCTCCTGAAACACCATGGAGCCAGGGTTAAATATTACAACGGTGAAACCAAAAGCAGGGACGTTTATGAAGCAGTTGAATATTCCAAATGGCGTGACGGGTACAGGATTGTTGTCCGGGGGAATGACGCCTGGTGGGTGAAAACTGCCGTCTACTCTACCGAGCACAAGGATTTCAGAAAGTACCTGGATACGGTCTTTGCTTATGCCGGCACTGCTTCCCTGGCCAGGGAGATGGTTTCCGTGAGGCTGGCCGATATGCAAATCGGAGATGTTTTTATCCAGGGGGGCAGCCCGGGCCACTGCGTCATTGTGGTAGATATGGCTCAGAACCCGGAGACGGGCGAGAAGATATTCATGCTTGCCCAGAGCTATATGCCCGCCCAAGACATTCATATCCTGAAAAATCCCGGCAATGCAGCCTTAAGCCCATGGTATTCCGTTGATTTCGGGGAAGTGTTGAACACACCGGAGTGGACGTTCCAAAAGGGAGACTTAAAGAGGTTCAAATAAACTTTAGACCAGGCATACCCAATTAAAAAGCCGGAAGGGTATGATTTGTTTTGGTGTTTTGAAGAATTTGTTATAACACATGTTATAGCCTTGACATGAGGCGCGCGATGGTATAAACTACCAGATAGCAGGAACAAAATCCGGGATGGAAGGTTATCCTGATGATTTATCTTCCCAAAGATTATCCGGACCGCATACGGCGGCTGCGCGCCAAACTTGGGTTGAGCCAGGCGGGTTTGGCC contains:
- a CDS encoding DUF4846 domain-containing protein — encoded protein: MPLIIVLVLCGCSFSAGKTETGTAEPVKVEPVANTLERRFAVPAGYERVAAGKHSFGEYLRTLLLKHHGARVKYYNGETKSRDVYEAVEYSKWRDGYRIVVRGNDAWWVKTAVYSTEHKDFRKYLDTVFAYAGTASLAREMVSVRLADMQIGDVFIQGGSPGHCVIVVDMAQNPETGEKIFMLAQSYMPAQDIHILKNPGNAALSPWYSVDFGEVLNTPEWTFQKGDLKRFK